The Streptomyces pactum genome contains a region encoding:
- a CDS encoding LysM peptidoglycan-binding domain-containing protein, whose product MAKSGKGAGKSLVRANLAIHQPPTGTTTTPGALMRRFGFEFNPAQLSLTQRTQWNATPTAAVRKAAKPQFMGAEPREMTLEVFLDSSTKPGGNTVLKKVESLLSCCEVTAESLAADQPSPPWVVFEWGSFSTARFTAYVASVEASYTLFGTTGVPIRATCQVHLVEIPGPTRGQNPTSGALTAQRVHRVVAGDSLQSLAWREYGSAGAWRAIAEANGIDDPSRLPTGTELMLPASEEVPH is encoded by the coding sequence ATGGCAAAGAGCGGCAAGGGCGCCGGCAAGAGCCTCGTACGCGCCAACCTCGCCATCCACCAGCCCCCCACCGGCACGACCACCACCCCCGGCGCGCTGATGCGCAGGTTCGGCTTCGAGTTCAACCCGGCCCAGTTGTCCCTCACCCAGCGGACCCAGTGGAACGCCACCCCGACGGCGGCCGTGCGCAAGGCCGCGAAGCCCCAGTTCATGGGCGCCGAGCCGCGGGAGATGACCCTGGAGGTCTTTCTGGACTCCTCCACCAAGCCGGGCGGCAACACGGTGCTGAAGAAGGTCGAGTCGCTGCTGAGCTGCTGCGAGGTGACCGCCGAGAGCCTCGCCGCCGACCAGCCGTCGCCGCCCTGGGTGGTCTTCGAGTGGGGGTCGTTCTCCACGGCACGGTTCACCGCGTACGTCGCGTCCGTCGAGGCGTCGTACACCCTCTTCGGCACCACCGGCGTGCCCATCCGCGCCACCTGCCAGGTGCACCTGGTCGAGATCCCCGGACCGACCCGGGGTCAGAACCCGACCTCCGGCGCGCTCACCGCCCAGCGCGTGCACCGGGTCGTCGCCGGGGACTCGCTGCAGTCGCTGGCCTGGCGGGAGTACGGCAGCGCGGGCGCGTGGCGGGCGATCGCCGAGGCCAACGGCATCGACGACCCGTCCCGCCTGCCGACCGGCACCGAACTCATGCTGCCCGCCTCCGAGGAGGTGCCTCACTGA
- a CDS encoding phage tail protein, with protein MPRQDPGSTIWFTLTIDGESLGYWNGCEGLSSQVEIEQRQEGGNNGFVWQLPTRVSFSNIRLTRPLTPDTAKVAKWISSVQTGIKRPTAQISALRADGSLVARWGLIDVLPVSWQGPSLDPGNPAVANEVLEITHHGFTD; from the coding sequence ATGCCCCGCCAGGACCCGGGCTCCACGATCTGGTTCACCCTCACCATCGACGGCGAGAGCCTCGGCTACTGGAACGGGTGCGAAGGCCTGTCGTCCCAGGTGGAGATCGAGCAGCGCCAGGAGGGCGGCAACAACGGGTTCGTGTGGCAACTGCCCACCCGCGTGTCCTTCTCCAACATCCGGCTGACCCGCCCCCTCACCCCGGACACGGCCAAGGTCGCCAAGTGGATCTCCTCCGTCCAGACGGGCATCAAGCGGCCGACCGCGCAGATCTCCGCCCTGCGCGCGGACGGGTCACTGGTCGCCCGCTGGGGGCTCATCGACGTACTGCCCGTCAGTTGGCAGGGCCCCAGCCTCGACCCCGGCAATCCGGCCGTGGCCAACGAGGTCCTGGAAATCACCCACCACGGCTTCACCGACTGA
- a CDS encoding VgrG-related protein → MVRPAFSSIVQVRIGAAKLPDDIALMLVDGWVDQGIGVPAAFRITFRDPDHLVLGKLNVQFGTRVVITPVADGQGVGKPLLTGEVTAMEADYDGTGSYTVIRGYDFGHRMMRQRRVAAYRNQKASDIARKLAAMDGVSIGRIVPTKGAYGFISQSNVTDWDFLARLADENNMVMYVDAKGKFRFVKPNPSAGAPSPNTDGDQSAFVLQARHDIMRLRAAVTAADQVGKVESRGWNVTTKKKITEIAPARTDPGIAIGSTPGEAAGKFKAAKLVETANPYDRQDEVRHAAKSLAADVTSSFAELEIAVKGSPDLRPGVPVALSDVGKPFEGKYTVTSVRHHFGDSEPYQSWITVSGRQWRSLYGLASGGGGGTDPASAARLPSVANAIVTDVQDPLKQGRVKLQFPWLDDAYVSDWARSVQMGGVGGGGVFPMDVGDEVLVAFDRGALDHPFVIGGLYNGRDLPTKVDVPLHDGLKKKAARHTLSDRQGNRVDLLSQRTGMRKQGVRIASGNDRLTINLDRTKTEITIDSAGSVSITGSRSVSVEAGMNLTLEGRRSVTIRSGGPLTLEGKGIVNLKSLGGVVAVNALGGALNMTSTGAATLTATGLATITAANTKITGAKLDLYGGFFVNEIKYPFG, encoded by the coding sequence ATGGTGCGTCCCGCGTTCTCCAGCATCGTCCAGGTCCGGATCGGCGCCGCGAAGCTGCCCGACGACATCGCCCTGATGCTCGTCGACGGCTGGGTCGACCAGGGCATCGGCGTGCCCGCGGCCTTCCGCATCACCTTCCGCGACCCCGACCACCTGGTCCTCGGCAAACTGAACGTGCAGTTCGGCACCAGGGTGGTCATCACCCCGGTGGCCGACGGCCAGGGCGTCGGCAAACCCCTGCTGACCGGCGAGGTCACCGCCATGGAGGCCGACTACGACGGCACCGGCAGCTACACCGTGATCCGCGGCTACGACTTCGGGCACCGCATGATGCGCCAGCGCCGCGTGGCCGCGTACCGCAACCAGAAGGCCTCCGACATCGCCCGCAAACTCGCCGCCATGGACGGCGTGTCCATCGGGCGGATCGTGCCGACGAAGGGCGCGTACGGGTTCATCAGCCAGTCGAACGTCACCGACTGGGACTTCCTCGCCCGGCTCGCCGACGAGAACAACATGGTGATGTACGTCGACGCCAAGGGGAAGTTCCGGTTCGTCAAGCCGAACCCGTCGGCCGGTGCGCCCTCCCCGAACACGGACGGCGACCAGAGCGCCTTCGTCCTCCAGGCCCGCCACGACATCATGCGGCTGCGGGCCGCGGTGACCGCCGCCGACCAGGTCGGCAAGGTCGAGTCGCGCGGCTGGAACGTCACCACCAAGAAGAAGATCACCGAGATCGCGCCCGCCAGGACCGACCCGGGCATCGCCATCGGCTCCACACCGGGCGAGGCGGCCGGCAAGTTCAAGGCCGCCAAACTCGTCGAGACCGCCAACCCCTACGACCGGCAGGACGAGGTCCGGCACGCGGCGAAGTCCCTCGCCGCCGACGTCACGTCCTCCTTCGCCGAACTGGAGATCGCGGTCAAGGGCAGCCCCGACCTGCGGCCCGGTGTGCCCGTGGCGCTCAGCGACGTCGGCAAGCCCTTCGAGGGCAAGTACACCGTCACCTCGGTACGCCACCACTTCGGCGACAGCGAGCCCTACCAGTCCTGGATCACGGTCAGCGGACGCCAGTGGCGTTCCCTGTACGGGCTGGCCTCGGGCGGCGGCGGTGGCACGGACCCCGCGAGCGCGGCCCGGCTGCCCAGCGTCGCCAACGCCATCGTCACCGACGTACAGGACCCGCTGAAGCAGGGCAGGGTCAAGCTCCAGTTCCCGTGGCTGGACGACGCCTACGTCAGCGACTGGGCGCGCAGCGTGCAGATGGGCGGCGTGGGCGGCGGCGGCGTCTTCCCCATGGACGTCGGCGACGAGGTGCTGGTGGCCTTCGACCGGGGGGCGCTGGACCACCCGTTCGTGATCGGCGGGCTCTACAACGGCCGGGACCTGCCGACCAAGGTCGACGTCCCGCTGCACGACGGCCTGAAGAAGAAGGCCGCCCGGCACACCCTGTCCGACCGCCAGGGCAACCGCGTCGACCTGCTCAGCCAGCGGACCGGCATGCGCAAGCAGGGCGTCCGGATCGCCAGCGGCAACGACAGGCTGACCATCAACCTCGACCGCACCAAGACCGAGATCACCATCGACAGCGCCGGCTCGGTCAGCATCACCGGCAGCCGCTCGGTGTCGGTGGAGGCGGGCATGAACCTCACCCTGGAAGGACGCCGGTCGGTGACGATCAGGAGTGGCGGACCGCTCACCCTCGAGGGCAAGGGCATCGTCAACCTCAAGTCGCTGGGCGGCGTGGTCGCGGTGAACGCGCTGGGCGGCGCCCTGAACATGACGTCGACCGGCGCCGCGACCCTCACCGCCACGGGTCTGGCGACGATCACGGCCGCCAACACGAAGATCACCGGCGCCAAGCTCGACCTGTACGGCGGCTTCTTCGTCAACGAGATCAAGTACCCGTTCGGATGA
- a CDS encoding putative baseplate assembly protein: MSLPSPNLDDRRFQQFVDDAKRYIQQRAPEWTDHNVSDPGVTLVETVAHMADQIVYRLNRVPEKNHLAFLDLVGITLFPPSAARTDVTFWLSAPQEDAVLVPVGTEVATLRTERDEAVVFSTVGDLTVVPCSLGHLMVQHRGEAVTDRTTDLAEGEHLMCFSEAPAPGDCMLIGLTAATPHCALALELDSRVDGVGVDPRQPPLVWEAWTEDGWQPCEVDRDGTGGLNRPGDIVLHVPGGHVLSRNGGHEAGWIRCRVTDPLPGQPFYTTSPTIHSAEAYTIGGTTGAVHAETVYDEVLGESTGLPGQRLRLEHAPVVADDPPVLLQTAADDGWQDWQVVPHFAGSGPGDHHITLDAATGAIAFGPAVREADGTLRQYGTVAPKGAVIRARRYRTGGGRSGNVARGAVQVLRTSIPYVSEVVNREAARGGVDGETVEEAKLRAPITLRAQERAVTLRDYEELARRAAPETARITCLEGEEGDHGAYAVRVLVVPQAVPDPGGRLRFEQLVPGDALLDRITRHLDERRLIGTRLAVGPPYYQGVTVVATVHAFRGVDTDRVRRQAHDALYRHLDPLTGGTDGKGWPFGRPVQAGEVFAVLQRVPGVELVDEVVLHPADPLTGKRGDPTDRIDLEAPALVFSFDHRVRVIGDNA; this comes from the coding sequence ATGTCCCTGCCCTCCCCCAACCTCGACGACCGCCGGTTCCAGCAGTTCGTCGACGACGCCAAGCGCTACATCCAGCAGCGCGCCCCGGAGTGGACCGACCACAACGTCTCCGACCCCGGCGTCACCCTCGTCGAGACGGTCGCCCACATGGCCGACCAGATCGTCTACCGGCTCAACCGGGTACCGGAGAAGAACCACCTCGCCTTCCTCGACCTGGTCGGCATCACGCTCTTCCCGCCGTCCGCCGCGCGCACGGACGTCACCTTCTGGCTGTCCGCGCCGCAGGAGGACGCGGTCCTGGTCCCGGTCGGCACCGAGGTCGCCACCCTGCGCACCGAGCGGGACGAGGCCGTCGTCTTCTCCACCGTCGGCGACCTGACCGTCGTACCGTGCTCGCTCGGCCACCTGATGGTGCAGCACCGTGGCGAGGCCGTCACCGACCGGACCACGGACCTCGCCGAGGGCGAGCACCTGATGTGCTTCTCCGAGGCCCCGGCCCCCGGCGACTGCATGCTCATCGGCCTCACCGCCGCCACCCCGCACTGCGCGCTCGCCCTGGAACTCGACAGCCGCGTCGACGGTGTCGGCGTCGACCCCCGGCAGCCGCCCCTGGTCTGGGAGGCCTGGACCGAGGACGGCTGGCAGCCCTGCGAGGTCGACCGGGACGGCACCGGCGGCCTCAACCGCCCCGGCGACATCGTGCTCCACGTGCCCGGCGGGCACGTGCTGTCCCGCAACGGCGGCCACGAGGCCGGCTGGATACGCTGCCGGGTCACCGACCCCCTGCCCGGCCAGCCCTTCTACACGACCTCGCCGACCATCCACTCCGCCGAGGCGTACACCATCGGCGGCACCACCGGCGCCGTCCACGCCGAGACCGTGTACGACGAGGTCCTCGGCGAGTCCACCGGCCTGCCCGGCCAGCGGCTTCGGCTCGAGCACGCCCCCGTCGTCGCCGACGACCCGCCCGTCCTCCTCCAGACCGCCGCCGACGACGGCTGGCAGGACTGGCAGGTCGTCCCGCACTTCGCGGGCTCCGGACCCGGCGACCACCACATCACGCTGGACGCCGCGACCGGTGCGATCGCCTTCGGCCCCGCCGTCCGCGAGGCCGACGGCACCCTGCGCCAGTACGGCACCGTCGCCCCCAAGGGCGCCGTCATCCGCGCCCGCCGCTACCGCACCGGCGGCGGCAGGTCCGGCAACGTGGCCCGCGGCGCCGTACAGGTGCTGCGCACCTCCATCCCGTACGTCTCGGAGGTCGTCAACCGCGAGGCCGCGCGTGGCGGCGTCGACGGCGAGACCGTCGAGGAGGCGAAGCTCCGGGCGCCGATCACCCTGCGCGCCCAGGAGCGCGCCGTGACCCTGCGCGACTACGAGGAGCTCGCCCGCCGGGCCGCCCCCGAGACCGCCCGGATCACCTGCCTGGAGGGCGAGGAGGGCGACCACGGGGCCTACGCGGTCCGGGTCCTGGTCGTCCCGCAGGCCGTGCCCGACCCCGGCGGACGGCTCCGCTTCGAGCAACTCGTCCCCGGCGACGCCCTGCTGGACCGCATCACCCGACACCTCGACGAGCGCCGCCTGATCGGCACCCGCCTCGCCGTCGGCCCGCCGTACTACCAGGGCGTCACCGTCGTCGCGACCGTGCACGCCTTCCGCGGCGTCGACACCGACCGCGTGCGCCGCCAGGCCCACGACGCCCTCTACCGGCACCTCGACCCGCTCACCGGCGGCACGGACGGCAAGGGCTGGCCCTTCGGGCGTCCCGTGCAGGCCGGCGAGGTCTTCGCCGTGCTCCAGCGCGTGCCCGGCGTCGAACTCGTCGACGAGGTCGTGCTGCACCCCGCCGACCCCCTCACCGGCAAGCGCGGCGACCCCACCGACCGCATCGACCTCGAGGCGCCCGCGCTGGTCTTCTCCTTCGACCACCGCGTCCGAGTGATCGGGGACAACGCGTGA
- a CDS encoding GPW/gp25 family protein: protein MAEQFVGSGWSFPLRIGPTGGIALVSGEREIEEAMQLVLATAPGERPMRPEFGCAIHDLVFAPVNEQTAGRIQHEVHVSLDRWEPRIEVQEVEVTAGDDQSVLYIDVRYSIRGTNNPRSLVFPFYVIPSHDEPDLDGRAGLPGSFESDR from the coding sequence ATGGCCGAACAGTTCGTCGGATCCGGCTGGTCGTTCCCCCTGCGCATCGGGCCCACCGGCGGCATCGCCCTGGTCAGCGGCGAGCGGGAGATCGAGGAGGCCATGCAGTTGGTCCTGGCCACCGCCCCCGGCGAGCGGCCGATGCGCCCCGAGTTCGGCTGCGCCATCCACGACCTCGTCTTCGCCCCGGTCAACGAGCAGACCGCCGGCCGCATCCAGCACGAGGTGCACGTGAGCCTCGACCGCTGGGAGCCGCGCATCGAGGTCCAGGAGGTCGAGGTCACCGCCGGTGACGACCAGAGCGTCCTCTACATCGACGTGCGCTACTCGATCCGCGGCACCAACAACCCGCGCAGCCTGGTCTTCCCGTTCTACGTCATCCCCTCCCACGACGAGCCGGACCTCGACGGCCGCGCCGGCCTCCCGGGCTCCTTCGAAAGCGACCGCTGA